In Cryptosporangium phraense, one genomic interval encodes:
- a CDS encoding FMN reductase, with protein MTRIAVVSAGLSQPSSTRLLADQLAAAVGNALPDVEIDIIELRDLAHDITNHLLTGFPSAALRAVLGKVEAADALIAVTPLYRASYNGLFKSFFDVVDEDALRNKPVLLGATGGTARHSLAIEHAIRPLFSYLHALTVPTAVFAATSDWGTDDALGARVNQAGQELADLLTHRAAPAATDPFANPTPFEQLLHG; from the coding sequence ATGACCAGGATCGCCGTCGTCAGTGCCGGATTGAGCCAGCCGAGCTCCACGCGGCTACTCGCCGACCAGCTCGCCGCGGCCGTCGGGAACGCGCTTCCCGACGTCGAGATCGACATCATCGAGCTGCGCGACCTCGCGCACGACATCACCAACCACCTGCTGACCGGTTTCCCGAGCGCGGCCCTCCGGGCCGTGCTCGGGAAGGTCGAGGCGGCCGACGCGCTGATCGCGGTCACCCCGCTCTACCGGGCGTCGTACAACGGCCTGTTCAAGTCGTTCTTCGACGTCGTCGACGAGGACGCGCTGCGCAACAAGCCGGTGCTGCTCGGCGCCACCGGCGGCACGGCCAGGCACTCGCTGGCGATCGAGCACGCGATCCGGCCGCTGTTCAGCTACCTGCACGCGCTGACCGTCCCGACCGCGGTGTTCGCGGCCACGTCCGACTGGGGCACCGACGACGCGCTCGGCGCCCGCGTCAACCAGGCCGGCCAGGAGCTCGCCGACCTACTGACGCACCGCGCCGCGCCCGCGGCGACGGACCCGTTCGCGAACCCGACCCCGTTCGAACAGCTGCTTCACGGCTGA
- a CDS encoding sensor histidine kinase yields the protein MKWTAPPGTVPASVVAVLGVALSLLAGAGLRTVERHGLDRAVDARTTAAAAAVTNEIRRYGDAARQVAAGLGALDTLDPAGFTAVTAALPAAHLPGVTDVSVITPTDDARPAGRRPVSSTPATGGYRQLMTRPLDGSRPADATPALPAEVTSALASARATDALTVSAPYAPIGGGAVAVAVLAPIPHRPGSAVRLGFVGPLFLAATLGDEVPSGSAVTLSATEPAVGIGTVGTTETTTVDRTTRLDVGARTWQLRTTTSTAAAGLLGVDAHLDGIVAATGAGAALLLAVGVFVLAGARRRARIRAERAEAELRATESASRQQAALLHAVLAGLEDGIAVADQDGTLALLNPPAQATLATPDDGGTPGTHGIFRVDGVTPYPPDSLPLRRALDGTACSDEIVVRSVARPGGVRLKVTAQPIDLGTGRSGALAISRDVTAERACEEDLAVFAGVATDQVKEPLADVADHLAAAEDALGEVRVLGRQPRTVSAAIGHLERARAGAERMRRLVDDLLTYTTAGNTALQVRDVDLTAVVTDVLGLLVRAQGGLRPTPNVVIRPLPSVRADGRLVRRLIGNLLNNALTYTPPDESPRIAIRARPVDGSADWIRVEIADHGIGFPPGRRATHFAGQHSLSAPTGGLGLAICRRIVERHGGVIGAADNPGGGTVVWFTLPTAGSATSDSKEPELVGAQP from the coding sequence ATGAAGTGGACCGCACCGCCGGGGACGGTGCCGGCCTCGGTCGTCGCCGTGCTCGGCGTCGCTCTGTCGCTGCTCGCCGGCGCCGGCCTCCGGACCGTCGAGCGGCACGGCCTCGACCGCGCCGTCGACGCCCGGACCACCGCCGCGGCCGCGGCGGTCACGAACGAGATCCGGCGCTACGGCGACGCCGCCCGCCAGGTCGCGGCCGGCCTGGGCGCGCTCGACACGCTCGACCCGGCCGGGTTCACCGCCGTCACCGCCGCGCTGCCCGCCGCCCACCTGCCGGGCGTCACCGACGTCAGCGTCATCACCCCGACCGACGACGCCCGGCCGGCCGGCCGCCGGCCGGTTTCCAGCACGCCGGCCACCGGCGGATACCGGCAGCTGATGACCCGCCCGCTCGACGGATCGCGCCCGGCCGACGCGACACCGGCCCTGCCGGCCGAGGTGACCTCCGCGCTCGCCAGCGCCCGCGCCACCGACGCGCTCACCGTCTCCGCCCCGTACGCCCCGATCGGCGGTGGTGCGGTCGCGGTCGCGGTGCTGGCCCCGATCCCCCACCGGCCCGGGTCCGCGGTCCGGCTCGGGTTCGTCGGCCCGTTGTTCCTGGCCGCCACCCTGGGCGACGAGGTCCCGAGCGGCTCCGCGGTGACGCTCAGCGCGACGGAGCCCGCTGTCGGGATCGGAACGGTCGGCACCACCGAGACGACGACCGTCGACCGCACGACGCGGCTCGACGTCGGCGCCCGGACCTGGCAGCTGCGCACGACGACGAGCACCGCCGCGGCCGGCCTGCTCGGCGTCGACGCGCACCTGGACGGGATCGTCGCGGCCACCGGCGCCGGAGCCGCGCTGCTGCTCGCGGTCGGAGTGTTCGTGCTGGCCGGAGCCCGGCGCCGGGCCCGGATCCGGGCCGAGCGGGCCGAAGCCGAGCTGCGGGCGACCGAGAGCGCCTCCCGGCAGCAGGCCGCGCTGCTCCACGCGGTGCTGGCCGGCCTCGAGGACGGGATCGCGGTCGCCGACCAGGACGGCACGCTCGCGCTGCTCAACCCGCCGGCCCAGGCCACGCTGGCGACGCCGGACGACGGCGGTACCCCCGGGACCCACGGGATCTTCCGGGTCGACGGCGTGACCCCGTACCCGCCGGACTCGCTGCCGCTCCGGCGCGCGCTCGACGGAACCGCGTGCAGCGACGAGATCGTCGTCCGCAGCGTCGCCCGCCCGGGGGGCGTCCGCCTGAAGGTGACGGCGCAGCCGATCGACCTGGGGACCGGCCGGTCGGGCGCGCTCGCGATCTCGCGGGACGTGACCGCGGAGCGGGCGTGCGAGGAGGACCTGGCCGTGTTCGCGGGCGTGGCCACGGACCAGGTCAAAGAGCCGCTCGCGGACGTGGCCGACCACCTCGCGGCGGCCGAGGACGCCCTCGGCGAGGTGCGTGTCCTGGGACGTCAGCCGCGGACCGTGTCCGCGGCGATCGGCCATCTCGAGCGGGCGCGGGCCGGCGCCGAGCGGATGCGCAGGCTGGTCGACGACCTGCTGACGTACACGACCGCCGGGAACACCGCACTCCAGGTGCGCGACGTCGACCTGACCGCGGTCGTCACCGACGTGCTGGGGCTGCTCGTCCGCGCGCAGGGCGGTCTGCGGCCGACCCCGAACGTGGTGATCCGGCCGCTCCCGTCCGTGCGGGCCGACGGGCGGCTGGTCCGCCGGCTGATCGGCAACCTGCTGAACAACGCGCTCACGTACACGCCGCCGGACGAGTCACCGCGGATCGCGATCCGGGCCCGGCCGGTCGACGGCAGCGCGGACTGGATCCGGGTCGAGATCGCCGACCACGGGATCGGCTTCCCGCCCGGGCGGCGCGCGACGCACTTCGCCGGGCAGCACAGCCTGTCCGCGCCGACCGGCGGCCTGGGCCTGGCGATCTGCCGACGCATCGTCGAGCGGCACGGCGGGGTGATCGGTGCCGCCGACAACCCCGGTGGCGGCACCGTCGTGTGGTTCACGCTGCCGACGGCGGGCTCGGCGACGTCGGACTCGAAGGAACCGGAGCTCGTCGGAGCTCAGCCGTGA